A window of Fictibacillus halophilus contains these coding sequences:
- a CDS encoding GNAT family N-acetyltransferase, whose protein sequence is MDIIWKEVTYSYQENLKEALTLYHNSFPIEVREPEAVFLQSLKNAEIHLPNQYHFLVGFQDDELISLVTAHYLADVNTGFIVYLVTNPKIRSKGLGKQSLQSIEEILQQDSIAAGYESLDAIILETETEEMVHTKIEKEDCVKRTNFFMRNGFHKVEDFLYLQPPIHDDGVDVPLHLFIKNRSRQELKKSEVKRIVKAMYVEKYHHGNGIAKEVLNRSYSKMNLENSDLFCN, encoded by the coding sequence ATGGATATCATATGGAAAGAAGTCACCTATTCTTATCAAGAAAATTTGAAAGAAGCACTTACTTTGTATCATAACTCTTTTCCGATCGAGGTTCGGGAACCAGAAGCGGTTTTTCTTCAAAGTTTGAAAAATGCTGAAATACATTTACCAAATCAGTATCATTTTCTAGTTGGTTTTCAGGATGATGAATTGATCAGTTTGGTTACGGCTCACTATTTGGCTGATGTGAATACAGGATTTATTGTGTACCTCGTAACGAATCCTAAAATTAGAAGCAAAGGCTTAGGAAAACAATCTCTTCAAAGTATTGAAGAAATTCTTCAACAAGATAGCATTGCTGCTGGATATGAGTCATTGGATGCCATCATACTTGAGACTGAAACGGAGGAGATGGTGCATACCAAAATAGAAAAGGAAGATTGCGTAAAACGAACAAACTTTTTTATGAGAAACGGTTTTCACAAAGTTGAGGATTTTCTTTATCTTCAGCCACCAATCCATGATGATGGTGTTGATGTACCTCTACACTTATTTATAAAAAATCGAAGCAGACAAGAACTAAAGAAATCCGAAGTGAAACGAATAGTGAAGGCGATGTATGTGGAGAAGTATCATCACGGTAATGGTATTGCAAAAGAGGTTCTAAATCGTTCATATAGTAAGATGAATTTGGAGAACTCTGATTTGTTTTGTAATTAA
- a CDS encoding NUDIX hydrolase encodes MRAPYQVLVIPFILKEHRVEYAILKRSDMNYWQGIAGGGEKGENPEQAARREAFEETGLGEDCRLIQLDTVTSLPVEHVVGHFLWGEEVFVIPEYSFGLEVYNQRLNLSKEHTTYRWVSYEDAILELKWDSNKTALWELHTRLNKHNHQKENNVKL; translated from the coding sequence ATGAGAGCACCTTATCAGGTTCTGGTAATTCCATTTATATTGAAAGAACACCGTGTTGAATATGCTATCTTAAAACGTTCAGATATGAATTATTGGCAAGGAATTGCTGGTGGTGGAGAAAAGGGAGAGAACCCTGAACAGGCAGCAAGAAGAGAAGCGTTTGAAGAAACAGGTCTAGGTGAAGATTGCCGGTTAATTCAATTAGATACGGTAACTTCCTTGCCAGTCGAACATGTAGTAGGTCACTTTCTTTGGGGAGAAGAAGTGTTCGTCATTCCAGAATATTCTTTTGGTTTAGAAGTCTATAATCAGAGATTAAATCTATCAAAAGAACATACTACCTACAGGTGGGTTAGCTATGAAGACGCTATCCTAGAGCTAAAATGGGATAGCAACAAAACAGCGCTGTGGGAATTACATACAAGATTAAACAAACACAATCACCAAAAGGAAAATAATGTTAAACTATAA
- a CDS encoding MarR family transcriptional regulator — translation MDHIYSFDEYGELLPEEKDTINQLTKAPIESLNLHSITVVTNLYRAAQGLRNKMEREVLAKHGLSWTSFSILYDLWIWESVETKKLALSAGVSKATISNITNTLERKELCYRKVDNRDRRITCVVLTEKGRKVMEELYPKFHEGEVEVVSSLSVEEQKLISSLLRRVIRENNF, via the coding sequence GTGGATCATATCTATTCTTTTGATGAATATGGTGAGTTGTTGCCGGAAGAGAAGGATACCATCAATCAATTGACGAAAGCACCGATTGAATCACTCAATTTACACTCTATTACGGTCGTCACAAACCTTTATCGAGCGGCCCAAGGACTGCGTAATAAGATGGAGCGAGAAGTATTAGCAAAACATGGGCTATCGTGGACGTCATTTTCGATTCTTTATGATCTGTGGATATGGGAATCCGTTGAAACAAAAAAACTAGCATTATCCGCTGGTGTTTCAAAAGCAACCATAAGTAACATCACGAATACATTGGAAAGAAAAGAATTATGCTATCGTAAGGTTGATAATCGCGATCGACGCATCACATGTGTTGTTTTGACGGAAAAAGGCAGAAAAGTCATGGAAGAGCTGTATCCAAAGTTTCACGAAGGTGAAGTCGAAGTCGTCTCTTCCTTGTCCGTTGAAGAACAGAAATTAATATCAAGCTTGTTGAGAAGAGTTATACGAGAGAATAACTTTTAA
- a CDS encoding nitric oxide synthase oxygenase, which produces MNLLQEATEFITSCYQELHKTQSEIDDRISDIAQQIQLDGTYSHLAFEIDYGAKVAWRNSNRCIGRLFWDQMHTFDQRHLETEEEIFMAIVEHMKYATNQGRIRPTISIFPPKSHKHHVRIWNHQLIRYAGYQTENGIIGDPSSIEFTEKCIELGWEPQYGRFDILPIVIQINDNLPKLFELPKSSTLEVEIRHPEFEWFQDLELKWYGVPLISDMALEIGGLRYTAAPFNGWYMGTEIGARNLADEERYNMLPKIASCMGIDTKSSISLWKDKALVELNIAVLHSFREDGVSIVDHHTAAQQFKKFEEKESESGRNVTGNWAWLIPPMSPATTHIFHKPYKNDIVKPNYFYQAKPYS; this is translated from the coding sequence ATGAATCTTTTACAAGAAGCAACTGAATTTATCACCTCCTGTTATCAGGAATTACATAAAACGCAGAGTGAGATTGATGATCGAATTTCTGACATCGCACAACAAATTCAACTAGATGGTACATACAGTCACTTAGCTTTTGAGATTGATTATGGCGCAAAAGTAGCGTGGCGAAACAGCAATCGCTGTATTGGAAGATTGTTTTGGGATCAGATGCATACGTTCGATCAACGACATCTTGAAACTGAAGAAGAGATCTTTATGGCGATCGTAGAACACATGAAGTATGCGACTAACCAAGGACGCATTCGCCCAACGATATCCATATTTCCTCCGAAATCCCATAAACACCATGTACGTATATGGAACCATCAATTGATTCGATATGCTGGTTATCAGACCGAGAATGGTATCATTGGAGATCCTTCTTCTATTGAATTTACAGAGAAATGCATCGAACTTGGGTGGGAACCCCAATATGGGAGATTTGATATCTTACCTATTGTTATTCAAATAAACGATAATCTTCCTAAGTTATTTGAACTTCCTAAATCTTCTACGCTCGAAGTAGAGATTCGTCACCCTGAGTTTGAATGGTTTCAAGATTTAGAGCTAAAATGGTACGGTGTTCCCCTCATATCTGATATGGCTCTAGAAATTGGCGGGCTCCGTTACACGGCAGCTCCTTTCAATGGATGGTATATGGGAACTGAAATCGGAGCAAGAAATCTAGCGGATGAAGAGCGTTACAACATGCTTCCGAAGATTGCTTCATGCATGGGCATAGATACGAAAAGCTCCATCTCTTTATGGAAAGATAAAGCGCTAGTTGAACTGAACATAGCAGTTTTGCATTCATTCCGTGAAGATGGTGTTAGTATTGTAGATCATCATACCGCAGCGCAACAGTTCAAAAAATTTGAAGAAAAAGAGTCAGAGAGTGGCAGAAATGTAACAGGTAACTGGGCTTGGCTCATTCCACCTATGAGTCCTGCAACGACTCACATTTTTCACAAACCGTACAAAAACGATATCGTAAAACCAAATTATTTTTACCAAGCTAAACCATATTCATAA
- a CDS encoding MarR family winged helix-turn-helix transcriptional regulator has protein sequence MKNSILERIELEMAVLVRRVTSITSKNKIGNLDRSAYLLLHQLSVHGPLGVKTLADNLQLDTSTVSRQAASLEKKGYVYKVPDHVDRRAYFLQLTESGTEDFNEYKKARLDRFEVLTDDWTDEERQQFGHLLKKFNKAILEK, from the coding sequence ATGAAGAATTCCATACTTGAAAGAATTGAACTCGAGATGGCCGTCCTTGTAAGGCGCGTCACTTCGATCACATCCAAAAACAAAATTGGTAATCTAGACAGATCAGCCTACCTTCTCTTACATCAGTTGTCTGTTCATGGACCTCTTGGAGTGAAGACGCTCGCTGATAACTTGCAGCTGGATACCTCTACAGTCAGTCGACAAGCTGCGTCACTTGAGAAAAAAGGGTATGTGTACAAAGTTCCAGATCATGTGGATCGTCGAGCTTACTTCTTACAGTTAACAGAATCAGGGACAGAAGATTTTAATGAGTACAAAAAGGCTCGGCTTGATCGCTTTGAAGTGCTTACCGACGATTGGACAGATGAAGAACGCCAACAGTTTGGTCATCTGTTAAAAAAATTTAATAAAGCCATATTAGAAAAATAA
- a CDS encoding DMT family transporter: MHIIILLGSVIGGVLLSAQSSINGAFSRKSGTYEAAFLTFFSGALLLAILILFFGEGNILKVFEAPKWQLAAVWFGVGYLFLTVVAVPKIGVIATNIATVIGQLSAGMVIDHFGFFGGLSVPFTWERLLAILLMLIALRYIYIGNKKQRAETERS, encoded by the coding sequence ATGCACATAATTATTCTTCTAGGATCAGTCATAGGTGGTGTGCTTCTTAGTGCACAATCCTCCATTAACGGCGCATTCAGTAGAAAATCCGGTACGTATGAAGCTGCGTTTTTAACGTTTTTCTCAGGTGCACTCCTATTAGCCATTCTGATTCTTTTCTTTGGAGAAGGTAACATCTTAAAGGTCTTTGAAGCGCCAAAATGGCAGCTTGCAGCTGTTTGGTTTGGGGTTGGTTACTTGTTTTTAACAGTGGTTGCTGTGCCGAAAATCGGTGTTATCGCAACTAACATCGCAACCGTCATCGGTCAGCTTTCTGCGGGTATGGTTATCGATCATTTTGGATTTTTTGGAGGTCTATCCGTTCCATTCACTTGGGAGCGATTACTCGCGATCCTTTTGATGTTAATCGCGCTTCGTTATATATATATAGGTAATAAAAAACAAAGGGCGGAAACGGAGCGGTCATAA
- a CDS encoding DMT family transporter encodes MKIWTYLLALLAGVSLSVEGAIYGELGKTIGKLESSFYNFFVGAIILGIVVLFLGKGSLAYTFQAPKWELSGGVLGTIYLTILIIAIPIVGVGIAMISVIIGQMAMSMLIEHRGWLGSSKARINKEKLIAVTLMTISLLLIF; translated from the coding sequence ATGAAGATTTGGACTTACCTTTTAGCACTACTTGCTGGAGTTTCACTTAGTGTTGAAGGAGCGATCTACGGAGAACTTGGCAAAACGATTGGAAAGTTAGAAAGCAGCTTTTATAACTTTTTTGTAGGTGCCATTATTTTAGGAATCGTCGTTCTGTTTTTAGGTAAGGGTTCTCTCGCCTATACCTTTCAAGCGCCAAAGTGGGAACTTTCTGGTGGTGTCCTAGGTACCATCTATCTGACAATTTTAATCATAGCTATACCGATTGTTGGCGTAGGTATTGCTATGATTTCTGTCATCATCGGTCAGATGGCTATGAGTATGCTTATTGAGCACAGAGGTTGGCTAGGAAGTTCAAAAGCGCGCATTAACAAAGAAAAACTTATTGCAGTAACGCTCATGACAATCTCACTGCTGCTCATTTTTTAG
- a CDS encoding S66 peptidase family protein, which translates to MSIKPQQLQQGDTIGIVTLGSPLEANIINQGISMLKNMGFQVIVGDYVYAKNGFLSGTPEQRASDLMKMFQNDQVKLILPTRGGVGVAGILPYLDFNIIRSNPKIISGYSDITVLINVLYQLADLVTFQSLMLLDFRASTPSYNFSQFFNSITRTTAPWQIMNPPNIPLISKVAGNVTGVIVGGNLTSFVDCLGTPYEIDTKGKILFLEDTHEPVNTVYRYLNHLKLAGKFDDCIGIIMGECTKCQPAYAKTFENVIDEFLVPLGKPLMTNLTSAHGYYKAAIPLGINVNMNTMNRTLTVMEPTVIL; encoded by the coding sequence ATGTCGATCAAACCGCAGCAATTGCAGCAAGGCGACACCATTGGAATTGTTACATTGGGTAGCCCGCTCGAAGCAAACATTATTAATCAAGGAATCTCAATGTTAAAAAATATGGGTTTTCAGGTGATCGTTGGTGATTATGTATACGCAAAGAATGGCTTTCTGTCTGGAACCCCAGAGCAACGGGCCTCAGATTTAATGAAAATGTTTCAAAACGATCAGGTGAAGTTAATCCTGCCAACACGAGGTGGTGTGGGAGTAGCAGGCATCCTCCCCTATCTCGATTTCAATATAATCCGAAGCAATCCAAAGATCATCTCCGGTTACAGTGATATTACCGTTCTAATAAATGTGCTGTATCAACTAGCAGATCTCGTTACGTTTCAAAGCTTGATGCTCTTAGATTTTCGTGCAAGTACTCCATCCTATAATTTCAGTCAATTTTTTAATAGCATCACTCGAACTACTGCACCTTGGCAGATCATGAATCCTCCAAATATACCGCTTATAAGTAAAGTAGCAGGCAATGTTACAGGAGTGATTGTAGGTGGTAACCTTACATCGTTTGTCGATTGTTTAGGAACTCCTTATGAAATTGACACGAAGGGGAAAATATTATTTCTTGAAGACACTCATGAGCCGGTAAATACCGTTTATAGATATTTGAACCACTTAAAACTCGCTGGTAAATTTGATGACTGTATCGGTATTATTATGGGAGAATGTACAAAATGTCAGCCTGCATATGCAAAGACATTTGAAAATGTAATCGATGAGTTTCTTGTACCACTCGGAAAACCACTGATGACGAATTTAACAAGCGCTCACGGCTATTACAAAGCGGCGATTCCGCTAGGTATCAATGTGAACATGAACACGATGAATCGAACTCTGACAGTTATGGAGCCTACGGTTATTTTATAA
- a CDS encoding HIT family protein, protein MTHTDCLICERIEMIHNDTNPYFVAELETGFVVIGDHQYFKGYTLFLSKQHKTELHFLESEEKKTFLNEMSIVAEAVYKAFGAEKLNYELLGNGDSHLHWHLFPRRENDSPVKGPVWWVDREEMFADEIKPSQDQLEEMKKRLYAELSKLISVANS, encoded by the coding sequence ATGACTCATACAGATTGTTTAATATGTGAACGCATTGAAATGATTCACAACGACACAAATCCTTATTTTGTTGCTGAGTTAGAGACTGGTTTCGTCGTAATCGGAGATCATCAATATTTTAAAGGGTATACACTATTTCTTTCAAAACAACATAAGACAGAACTTCATTTTTTAGAGTCAGAAGAGAAGAAGACATTCTTAAATGAAATGAGTATTGTAGCTGAAGCCGTTTATAAAGCGTTTGGTGCAGAAAAATTAAACTATGAACTATTAGGAAATGGTGATTCACATCTCCACTGGCATCTGTTTCCACGAAGAGAAAATGACTCTCCTGTAAAAGGTCCTGTATGGTGGGTTGATAGAGAAGAGATGTTTGCAGATGAAATAAAACCTTCTCAAGATCAGTTGGAAGAAATGAAAAAACGTTTGTATGCTGAACTAAGCAAATTGATTTCTGTAGCCAACAGTTAA
- the cyoE gene encoding heme o synthase yields the protein MEKTVKVERQKRSAILSQTVKTGIIKSNLVPMFAGLTLALYTYDIDPGTKLLDVVFALIGTILVIGAAGTLNNVYDRDIDAIMERTKSRPTVTGEIDTKFAITLAGIMAVLGIIALAFTTPLAALLGFLGLFFYVVPYTMWTKRRTIYNTEVGSISGAMPPLIGWVAMTGTLAHPAIAALFIIQVIWQMPHFYAIAIRRHDEYKAARIPMLPVVKGVKRTYTQTNIYLVLLSLTSFLFLPLSLGLTLVALLMNVGWLVLSIYGYKKNKDSEKWAKLLFIYSLIHMTILFSTVIVYSLVGIFILN from the coding sequence ATGGAGAAAACTGTAAAAGTAGAAAGACAAAAACGGTCAGCTATTCTGTCACAAACTGTGAAAACGGGAATCATCAAGTCTAACCTCGTTCCTATGTTTGCTGGACTTACGCTGGCATTATATACGTACGATATCGATCCTGGCACGAAGTTACTTGATGTTGTATTCGCATTAATTGGAACGATTTTAGTAATCGGTGCTGCTGGTACGTTAAATAATGTATATGACCGCGATATTGATGCGATCATGGAAAGAACGAAGAGCCGACCTACGGTTACTGGTGAGATTGATACGAAATTTGCTATTACACTCGCTGGTATTATGGCTGTACTTGGTATTATCGCTCTTGCCTTCACTACACCGCTTGCGGCACTACTAGGTTTCTTAGGTCTTTTCTTCTATGTCGTTCCTTATACGATGTGGACGAAACGGAGAACGATCTATAACACTGAGGTAGGCAGTATTTCAGGAGCGATGCCTCCACTTATCGGTTGGGTAGCCATGACAGGCACGCTTGCACATCCTGCAATTGCCGCACTTTTCATCATTCAGGTTATCTGGCAGATGCCTCACTTTTATGCCATCGCCATTCGCCGACACGATGAATATAAGGCAGCTCGTATACCGATGCTACCTGTTGTAAAAGGGGTAAAAAGAACCTATACACAAACAAACATCTATCTTGTGTTATTGAGTTTAACAAGCTTTTTGTTCCTTCCTTTAAGCTTAGGTTTAACGTTAGTTGCCCTACTTATGAACGTGGGATGGCTCGTATTGAGCATCTATGGGTACAAGAAAAACAAGGATTCTGAGAAATGGGCAAAGCTGCTCTTTATCTATTCTCTAATCCATATGACGATTCTGTTTTCAACAGTCATCGTTTACTCGTTAGTTGGTATTTTTATATTAAATTAG
- the tyrS gene encoding tyrosine--tRNA ligase, translating into MNQVIEQLTEKQQVEVKRQMAIYKQGVQDIIPTEELETKVAKSILENRPLKIKLGLDPSAPDVHLGHTVVLNKLRQFQQNGHVIQLIIGDFTGKIGDPTGKSVARKQLTTEEVEHNAKTYFEQFGKIIDMEKVELHYNSKWLSKLDFEDVINLAGKITVARLLERDDFDERISTGKPISLHEFFYPLMQGYDSVMLECDIELGGTDQHFNILMGRHYQEKFGKEKQVAMLMPLLEGLDGVEKMSKSKRNYIGIDEAPHEMYGKAMSIPDTLMIKYFELVTDLNKEEIDTIKTNVATGKLHPRDAKMHLARTIVRMYHGEEAAEESEKHFISVFQQGSLPSDIPVIQWDGPLETSIIDLMVELKLLSSKSEARRMISNRGVKVDNEKVEDASLRLNLTEGMVIQVGKRKFVRITLNK; encoded by the coding sequence ATGAATCAGGTTATAGAACAGCTTACAGAGAAACAACAAGTTGAAGTTAAGAGGCAGATGGCAATCTATAAACAAGGCGTTCAAGATATTATTCCTACAGAAGAGCTAGAAACCAAAGTAGCGAAGTCTATTTTAGAAAATCGACCTTTAAAAATAAAGCTGGGACTCGACCCCTCAGCTCCAGACGTACATCTAGGTCATACAGTGGTGTTGAACAAACTAAGACAGTTTCAACAAAATGGTCATGTCATTCAATTGATCATTGGAGATTTTACAGGAAAGATCGGTGATCCTACTGGAAAGTCGGTCGCTAGAAAACAATTGACGACAGAAGAAGTAGAGCACAATGCGAAAACGTATTTTGAACAGTTTGGAAAAATAATAGATATGGAAAAAGTAGAGCTACACTACAATTCTAAATGGCTTTCAAAGCTGGATTTTGAAGATGTCATCAATTTGGCAGGTAAAATTACTGTGGCAAGATTATTAGAACGGGATGATTTTGATGAGCGGATCTCAACAGGAAAGCCGATCTCATTGCACGAATTCTTCTACCCGCTCATGCAAGGTTATGATTCTGTTATGTTAGAATGCGATATTGAATTAGGTGGAACGGATCAGCACTTTAACATTTTAATGGGAAGACATTACCAAGAGAAGTTTGGGAAAGAAAAGCAGGTTGCTATGCTTATGCCTCTTTTAGAAGGTTTAGATGGCGTTGAAAAAATGTCAAAATCTAAAAGAAACTATATTGGAATTGATGAAGCTCCACATGAAATGTACGGAAAGGCGATGTCCATTCCAGATACGCTTATGATCAAGTACTTCGAACTGGTTACAGACTTAAACAAAGAAGAGATAGATACAATAAAGACAAATGTTGCGACTGGGAAGCTTCACCCACGGGATGCAAAGATGCATCTTGCTCGAACGATTGTCCGTATGTACCATGGAGAGGAAGCGGCGGAAGAGTCAGAAAAGCATTTTATCTCCGTCTTTCAACAAGGATCTTTGCCAAGTGATATTCCAGTCATCCAATGGGATGGTCCTCTAGAGACATCGATCATAGATTTAATGGTTGAGTTGAAGTTGCTTTCTTCAAAAAGCGAGGCACGTAGAATGATTAGCAACCGAGGCGTTAAAGTCGATAATGAAAAAGTGGAGGATGCAAGTTTGCGTCTAAACTTAACTGAGGGTATGGTCATTCAAGTTGGGAAGCGAAAATTTGTCAGAATTACATTGAATAAATAA
- a CDS encoding MFS transporter: MSSSTQSVGGAKVSGATLNKQNLFHQPISVWAVFFACITAFMGMGLVNPVLPSIAENLQASPSEVTLLYTSYNAVMAFAMLITSTVSSRLGNKGTLLAGVFIIATVSALGGFADNIWTLVGLRAGWGLGNALFVATALAAIVSLSSSGTAKAIILYEAAVGLGISIGPLLGGTLGSISWRSPFLGVSTLMILAFLILLVLMPKPTTQLAVKKKKTPLSAPFKAMKHRSLLVLGIVAALYNIGFFTIMAYAPFVLGLHPKGLGYVFLGWGTLLAITSVFMAPKLERTFGTVKSMAIMLFLFVADLVIMGLFTSTQWVIISAIVFAGAILGNTNTLITTAVMEAAPVERSTASAAYSFLRFLGAAISPYMAAKLAEIFNLHLPFYVAAGFVFLSIVFIGWNYKHLAHVDRMDTAH, translated from the coding sequence ATGTCATCAAGCACACAAAGTGTAGGCGGCGCTAAGGTTTCAGGAGCAACACTTAATAAACAAAATTTATTTCATCAGCCGATCTCTGTATGGGCTGTTTTTTTCGCTTGCATAACTGCTTTCATGGGAATGGGATTGGTAAATCCAGTTTTACCTTCTATAGCTGAAAATCTTCAAGCATCACCAAGTGAAGTGACGTTACTTTATACAAGCTATAATGCAGTGATGGCTTTTGCTATGTTGATTACAAGTACCGTTTCGTCTAGACTCGGCAATAAAGGAACACTTTTGGCAGGGGTCTTTATAATTGCGACAGTATCCGCACTAGGGGGATTTGCTGATAACATATGGACACTAGTTGGTCTTCGTGCAGGTTGGGGACTAGGTAATGCTCTGTTTGTAGCAACTGCTCTAGCTGCAATCGTATCCCTTTCGAGCAGCGGAACAGCTAAGGCTATTATTCTGTATGAAGCAGCGGTAGGATTAGGAATCTCAATCGGACCTCTACTCGGTGGTACATTAGGAAGTATTTCGTGGAGATCTCCTTTCTTAGGAGTTTCTACGCTCATGATTCTTGCATTCCTAATTCTTTTGGTATTAATGCCTAAACCGACTACTCAGTTAGCTGTGAAAAAGAAAAAAACGCCTTTATCGGCTCCGTTTAAAGCGATGAAACATCGTTCACTCTTAGTACTTGGAATCGTTGCGGCACTCTATAACATTGGTTTTTTTACGATCATGGCTTACGCACCATTTGTTCTTGGATTACATCCGAAGGGTCTAGGTTATGTGTTCTTAGGTTGGGGGACGTTGCTAGCGATCACTTCCGTATTTATGGCACCGAAGCTAGAAAGAACGTTCGGAACGGTAAAATCTATGGCAATCATGCTTTTCTTATTTGTAGCTGATCTTGTAATCATGGGGCTATTCACTTCAACTCAATGGGTGATCATTTCGGCGATCGTTTTTGCTGGAGCGATCTTGGGAAATACAAATACGCTGATTACAACAGCTGTGATGGAAGCTGCACCTGTTGAACGATCGACAGCATCAGCCGCGTATAGTTTTCTGCGGTTTTTAGGAGCGGCGATCTCTCCTTACATGGCAGCAAAACTAGCAGAGATCTTCAATTTACATCTACCGTTTTATGTAGCAGCTGGATTCGTTTTCCTATCTATCGTTTTCATCGGTTGGAACTACAAACATCTAGCGCACGTAGACCGAATGGATACTGCGCATTAA
- a CDS encoding ArsR/SmtB family transcription factor, with protein sequence MNNPIDVFKALSNDIRLDILKWLKEPQQHFDKPTAHLSKTINEKGGICVGDIQEKANLSQSTVSQYLSMMQKAGLLESERHGKWTYYRRNEKNIQELATYLKEEL encoded by the coding sequence ATGAATAATCCTATCGATGTTTTTAAGGCGCTTTCTAACGACATTCGCCTTGACATTCTGAAATGGCTCAAAGAACCTCAACAACACTTTGATAAACCTACTGCTCATCTATCAAAAACGATTAATGAAAAAGGCGGTATCTGTGTGGGAGATATACAGGAAAAAGCGAATCTTTCGCAATCCACTGTATCCCAATATTTATCGATGATGCAGAAAGCTGGTTTGCTTGAATCAGAGCGTCATGGCAAATGGACGTACTATCGGAGAAATGAAAAGAACATTCAAGAGTTAGCTACCTATCTAAAAGAAGAATTATAG
- a CDS encoding 5'-methylthioadenosine/S-adenosylhomocysteine nucleosidase, with protein MKKYGLLAIAAVLFLSALAGFNFNQTASGKEKAKQPIIIQGPMPIEAENFAKRLKNVKEEKSGNFVFYKGTLNNYPVIVTKTGKGMENTAAATAIAIEKYKPAAIINQGTSGGHDPSLNVFDIVLGKRTVNLGSLKTPHKESNEGIHPTSWIPMDLMASEGSAGEDPNAEKARYFEGDAKLLKAAHAVKDKYTKGKVVEGTIGSADVWNNEVDRIKWFHENFGTSVEEMEGASAAQISKAYNVPFLGIRVLSNNKTNGGQYDPTTAAANQDYVFEVVKQYISMKKGK; from the coding sequence ATGAAGAAATACGGATTATTAGCAATCGCAGCTGTTCTATTTTTATCCGCATTAGCCGGGTTTAATTTCAACCAAACAGCATCTGGAAAAGAAAAAGCAAAACAACCGATCATCATCCAAGGACCAATGCCGATTGAGGCTGAGAATTTTGCAAAACGCTTAAAGAACGTTAAAGAAGAAAAGTCCGGGAACTTTGTTTTCTATAAAGGAACACTGAATAACTATCCAGTTATTGTTACAAAAACAGGTAAGGGCATGGAGAACACCGCAGCAGCTACTGCTATTGCAATTGAAAAATATAAACCAGCAGCTATTATTAATCAAGGTACATCTGGTGGACATGATCCAAGCTTAAACGTTTTTGATATAGTTCTAGGAAAAAGAACGGTTAATCTCGGTTCTTTAAAGACGCCACATAAAGAATCAAACGAAGGCATTCATCCTACATCATGGATTCCAATGGACTTGATGGCATCAGAAGGAAGTGCTGGGGAAGATCCGAATGCGGAAAAAGCGCGTTACTTTGAAGGTGATGCAAAGCTTTTAAAAGCGGCTCATGCTGTTAAAGATAAGTATACAAAAGGGAAAGTTGTAGAGGGTACAATCGGTTCAGCAGACGTTTGGAACAATGAAGTTGACCGTATCAAATGGTTCCATGAGAACTTTGGAACTTCTGTTGAAGAGATGGAAGGTGCATCTGCAGCACAAATTTCTAAAGCTTATAATGTGCCATTCCTAGGAATCCGCGTACTTTCAAACAACAAAACAAATGGCGGCCAATATGATCCTACAACAGCAGCAGCTAATCAAGACTATGTATTTGAGGTTGTTAAACAATACATCTCCATGAAAAAAGGTAAATAA